A part of Ignavibacteriales bacterium genomic DNA contains:
- the rpsU gene encoding 30S ribosomal protein S21, whose translation MVGISIGDNESIDKALRRFKKKYERSGILKEYKKRTFFVKPSVKKRQEKLKAVRRAHRPEFLPL comes from the coding sequence TTGGTTGGAATTTCCATCGGTGATAACGAATCTATTGACAAAGCTCTAAGACGATTCAAAAAGAAATATGAACGATCGGGTATATTAAAAGAATATAAAAAGCGGACATTCTTTGTTAAACCTTCTGTTAAAAAGAGACAGGAAAAACTAAAAGCTGTTCGAAGAGCACATAGACCTGAATTTTTACCACTCTAA
- a CDS encoding TIGR00730 family Rossman fold protein, translating into MAIKKNNLKAYENIDFLNSSDGRIIRMLSEYLQPQSKFRKYKIIDTIVFFGSARLKSRKDSLAEVKKFNTINPNTNFLAENLRQAQQLLNMSKYYEDAVELSKKLTEWSLSLETNSNRFIICSGGGPGIMEAANKGAKLAGGYSIGLNISIPFEQFVNKYVTKDLSFEFHYFFMRKFWFAYLAKALIVFPGGFGTMDEFFEILTLIQTEKIKKKMLLMIYDEKYWKSIINFEALVNNGVVSRSDLNKFTFCNNVDEAFHQIVKYFEKNYLRTEKRDVTEPNIDLK; encoded by the coding sequence ATGGCAATTAAAAAAAATAACTTGAAAGCATACGAAAATATTGATTTTTTAAATTCTTCCGACGGCAGAATAATCAGGATGCTCTCCGAATATCTTCAACCGCAAAGCAAATTTAGGAAATATAAAATCATTGATACAATTGTTTTTTTTGGTTCTGCAAGACTTAAGTCAAGAAAAGACTCTCTCGCTGAAGTAAAAAAGTTTAATACAATAAATCCGAATACAAATTTCCTCGCCGAGAATTTACGTCAAGCGCAGCAGCTATTGAATATGTCAAAATATTATGAAGACGCTGTTGAACTTTCTAAAAAATTAACAGAGTGGTCGCTTTCACTCGAAACTAATTCGAACAGATTTATTATTTGCTCGGGGGGCGGACCCGGAATTATGGAGGCTGCAAATAAGGGAGCAAAATTAGCTGGAGGTTATTCCATCGGGCTTAACATTAGTATCCCATTCGAACAGTTTGTTAATAAATATGTAACTAAAGATTTAAGTTTTGAATTTCACTATTTCTTTATGAGAAAATTTTGGTTTGCTTACCTTGCGAAAGCTTTAATAGTTTTTCCGGGTGGATTTGGAACGATGGATGAATTTTTTGAAATACTAACTCTTATCCAAACTGAAAAAATAAAAAAGAAAATGTTGCTTATGATATATGACGAAAAATATTGGAAGAGTATAATCAATTTTGAAGCACTAGTAAATAATGGAGTGGTAAGCCGGTCAGACTTGAATAAATTTACATTTTGCAACAACGTTGATGAAGCGTTTCATCAAATTGTAAAATATTTTGAGAAAAACTATTTACGTACAGAAAAAAGAGATGTTACAGAACCAAATATTGATTTAAAATAA